Proteins found in one Primulina eburnea isolate SZY01 chromosome 16, ASM2296580v1, whole genome shotgun sequence genomic segment:
- the LOC140816222 gene encoding uncharacterized protein isoform X5 — translation MAKSNKKSATKVDAAVVPANPLKKGKREAEEVVDKKDAKKQKKDLVEEKKIEIKTKKKIVKKKDETSSDEETSSESEKKLKVSAKTVALKADAGSEDSSGLEEDVGVPKKTPLAKNGNLAAAKKEDDSSEESDSDDETSSDEDVAKKAPAALVKNVPVSADKKKDESSSELSDSEDETSSDDDVAAAKKAPVPQAKNVTVAATKKEDESSDDSVSEDETRSDEDVAAAKNAPAKTAPAAAAKKDESDSEDETSSDDEAPAAKKTPAALAKKSHVAAVKGKDESSSDSESSDEDVIATKTVTPVAKKKVESSEDSDSDDESSSSDDEQAPKKAVSLKRTTTEASKAKKNASSEDDSSDEESDDGEPQKKKIKVPDTDVEMAGAVSAKANAGKGGSKIEKTPKTPITPKEQTRGSKTLFVGNLSYSVEQADVENFFKDAGEIVEVRFSMFPDNSFRGFGHVEFATAAEAEKALREMNGKELLGRSVKLDLAKERGAFTPHSGEKDANSFQKGGRAQGQTIFVRGFNKDEEEDQIRSSLEDHFGSCGEISRVSIPKDQDGGFKGMAYIDFTESDGFNKALELNGSEIGEYSLTVEEAKPRGDASGGGRSGGRGDRFGGGRFGSGGRNGGGGRFGSGGRNGGGGRFGSSGRADRFGDGSRGRSNRGRSNFNKPSMAASGTGKKTTFNDDE, via the exons ATGGCCAAATCTAACAAGAAGTCAGCCACTAAG GTCGATGCTGCCGTTGTTCCCGCCAATCCCTTGAAAAAAG GAAAGAGAGAAGCTGAGGAGGTTGTAGATAAAAAGGACGCTAAGAAGCAGAAGAAGGATCTGGTGGAGGAAAAGAAGATTGAAATCAAGACTAAGAAGAagattgtcaaaaagaaggacgAGACATCATCTGATGAAGAAACTTCTTCCGAGTCTGAGAAAAAACTGAAG GTGTCTGCGAAGACTGTTGCCTTAAAAGCAGACGCAGGATCTGAAGATAGTAGTGGTTTGGAGGAAGATGTCGGTGTACCTAAGAAGACACCTTTAGCAAAAAATGGTAATTTGGCTGCTGCGAAGAAAGAAGACGATTCAAGTGAAGAATCTGATTCTGATGACGAAACTAGTTCAGACGAGGATGTTGCTAAGAAAGCCCCTGCAGCTCTAGTAAAAAATGTCCCTGTATCAGCTGACAAGAAGAAAGACGAATCAAGTAGTGAATTATCTGATTCTGAAGATGAAACCAGttctgatgatgatgttgcTGCAGCCAAGAAAGCTCCCGTACCTCAGGCTAAAAATGTCACTGTTGCAGCTACCAAGAAGGAAGATGAATCTAGTGACGATTCTGTTTCCGAAGATGAAACTCGTTCTGACGAGGATGTTGCTGCTGCGAAGAATGCTCCCGCCAAAACTGCCCCTGCGGCTGCTGCAAAGAAGGACGAGTCTGATTCTGAAGACGAAACAAGTTCTGATGACGAAGCTCCAGCTGCTAAGAAAACTCCTGCTGCTCTCGCTAAGAAAAGCCATGTAGCTGCTGTCAAGGGAAAAGATGAATCAAGCAGTGACAGTGAAAGTTCTGATGAAGATGTTATTGCAACTAAAACTGTGACGCCTGTTGCGAAGAAGAAGGTCGAGTCCAGTGAAGATTCAGACTCAGATGATGAAAGCAGCAGCTCTGATGATGAG CAGGCTCCTAAAAAAGCTGTTTCTTTGAAAAGAACCACTACGGAAGCAAGCAAG GCCAAGAAAAACGCTAGCTCTGAAGATGACAGTTCGGATGAGGAAAGTGATGATGGAGAGCCTCAAAAGAAAAAGATCAAAGTTCCA GATACTGATGTAGAAATGGCTGGTGCTGTATCTGCAAAGGCAAATGCAGGGAAAGGAGGTTCGAAAATTGAAAAAACT CCCAAGACACCTATCACTCCGAAAGAGCAAACAAGAGGATCTAAAACCCTGTTTGTTGGGAATCTTTCTTACTCTGTTGAGCAAGCTGATGT TGAGAATTTTTTCAAAGATGCTGGGGAAATTGTTGAGGTCCGCTTTTCCATGTTCCCGGATAATTCTTTCAGGGGCTTTGGTCATGTTGAGTTTGCTACAGCAGCAGAAGCAGAAAAG GCCCTCCGCGAAATGAATGGTAAGGAGTTGCTGGGTCGTTCTGTGAAACTTGACCTTGCAAAGGAAAGGGGGGCGTTCACTCCGCATAGTGG TGAAAAGGATGCGAATTCCTTCCAGAAGGGTGGTAGAGCTCAAGGCCAAACGATTTTTGTTCGCGGATTCAATAAAGACGAAGAAGAAGACCAG ATTAGGAGCtctttggaagatcattttggCTCTTGTGGGGAAATTTCTCGAGTGTCTATTCCTAAAGATCAGGACGGTGGTTTTAAAGG GATGGCTTATATCGATTTTACTGAGAGTGATGGCTTCAACAAAGCTTTAGAATTGAACGGTTCTGAAATTGGAGAGTATAGTTTGACGGTGGAGGAGGCGAAGCCTAGAGGTGACGCCTCTGGTGGTGGGAGAAGTGGTGGGCGCGGTGATAGATTCGGCGGTGGCCGGTTCGGTAGCGGTGGTCGAAATGGCGGCGGTGGCCGGTTCGGCAGTGGTGGTCGAAATGGTGGTGGGGGCCGATTTGGAAGCAGCGGCCGAGCAGATCGCTTTGGCGATGGTAGTCGTGGTAGAAGTAACAGAGGACGCTCAAATTTCAACAAGCCGAGCATGGCTGCATCTGGAACTG GGAAGAAAACGACCTTCAATGATGACGAGTAG
- the LOC140816222 gene encoding uncharacterized protein isoform X4 codes for MAKSNKKSATKVDAAVVPANPLKKATGKREAEEVVDKKDAKKQKKDLVEEKKIEIKTKKKIVKKKDETSSDEETSSESEKKLKVSAKTVALKADAGSEDSSGLEEDVGVPKKTPLAKNGNLAAAKKEDDSSEESDSDDETSSDEDVAKKAPAALVKNVPVSADKKKDESSSELSDSEDETSSDDDVAAAKKAPVPQAKNVTVAATKKEDESSDDSVSEDETRSDEDVAAAKNAPAKTAPAAAAKKDESDSEDETSSDDEAPAAKKTPAALAKKSHVAAVKGKDESSSDSESSDEDVIATKTVTPVAKKKVESSEDSDSDDESSSSDDEQAPKKAVSLKRTTTEASKAKKNASSEDDSSDEESDDGEPQKKKIKVPDTDVEMAGAVSAKANAGKGGSKIEKTPKTPITPKEQTRGSKTLFVGNLSYSVEQADVENFFKDAGEIVEVRFSMFPDNSFRGFGHVEFATAAEAEKALREMNGKELLGRSVKLDLAKERGAFTPHSGEKDANSFQKGGRAQGQTIFVRGFNKDEEEDQIRSSLEDHFGSCGEISRVSIPKDQDGGFKGMAYIDFTESDGFNKALELNGSEIGEYSLTVEEAKPRGDASGGGRSGGRGDRFGGGRFGSGGRNGGGGRFGSGGRNGGGGRFGSSGRADRFGDGSRGRSNRGRSNFNKPSMAASGTGKKTTFNDDE; via the exons ATGGCCAAATCTAACAAGAAGTCAGCCACTAAG GTCGATGCTGCCGTTGTTCCCGCCAATCCCTTGAAAAAAG CAACAGGAAAGAGAGAAGCTGAGGAGGTTGTAGATAAAAAGGACGCTAAGAAGCAGAAGAAGGATCTGGTGGAGGAAAAGAAGATTGAAATCAAGACTAAGAAGAagattgtcaaaaagaaggacgAGACATCATCTGATGAAGAAACTTCTTCCGAGTCTGAGAAAAAACTGAAG GTGTCTGCGAAGACTGTTGCCTTAAAAGCAGACGCAGGATCTGAAGATAGTAGTGGTTTGGAGGAAGATGTCGGTGTACCTAAGAAGACACCTTTAGCAAAAAATGGTAATTTGGCTGCTGCGAAGAAAGAAGACGATTCAAGTGAAGAATCTGATTCTGATGACGAAACTAGTTCAGACGAGGATGTTGCTAAGAAAGCCCCTGCAGCTCTAGTAAAAAATGTCCCTGTATCAGCTGACAAGAAGAAAGACGAATCAAGTAGTGAATTATCTGATTCTGAAGATGAAACCAGttctgatgatgatgttgcTGCAGCCAAGAAAGCTCCCGTACCTCAGGCTAAAAATGTCACTGTTGCAGCTACCAAGAAGGAAGATGAATCTAGTGACGATTCTGTTTCCGAAGATGAAACTCGTTCTGACGAGGATGTTGCTGCTGCGAAGAATGCTCCCGCCAAAACTGCCCCTGCGGCTGCTGCAAAGAAGGACGAGTCTGATTCTGAAGACGAAACAAGTTCTGATGACGAAGCTCCAGCTGCTAAGAAAACTCCTGCTGCTCTCGCTAAGAAAAGCCATGTAGCTGCTGTCAAGGGAAAAGATGAATCAAGCAGTGACAGTGAAAGTTCTGATGAAGATGTTATTGCAACTAAAACTGTGACGCCTGTTGCGAAGAAGAAGGTCGAGTCCAGTGAAGATTCAGACTCAGATGATGAAAGCAGCAGCTCTGATGATGAG CAGGCTCCTAAAAAAGCTGTTTCTTTGAAAAGAACCACTACGGAAGCAAGCAAG GCCAAGAAAAACGCTAGCTCTGAAGATGACAGTTCGGATGAGGAAAGTGATGATGGAGAGCCTCAAAAGAAAAAGATCAAAGTTCCA GATACTGATGTAGAAATGGCTGGTGCTGTATCTGCAAAGGCAAATGCAGGGAAAGGAGGTTCGAAAATTGAAAAAACT CCCAAGACACCTATCACTCCGAAAGAGCAAACAAGAGGATCTAAAACCCTGTTTGTTGGGAATCTTTCTTACTCTGTTGAGCAAGCTGATGT TGAGAATTTTTTCAAAGATGCTGGGGAAATTGTTGAGGTCCGCTTTTCCATGTTCCCGGATAATTCTTTCAGGGGCTTTGGTCATGTTGAGTTTGCTACAGCAGCAGAAGCAGAAAAG GCCCTCCGCGAAATGAATGGTAAGGAGTTGCTGGGTCGTTCTGTGAAACTTGACCTTGCAAAGGAAAGGGGGGCGTTCACTCCGCATAGTGG TGAAAAGGATGCGAATTCCTTCCAGAAGGGTGGTAGAGCTCAAGGCCAAACGATTTTTGTTCGCGGATTCAATAAAGACGAAGAAGAAGACCAG ATTAGGAGCtctttggaagatcattttggCTCTTGTGGGGAAATTTCTCGAGTGTCTATTCCTAAAGATCAGGACGGTGGTTTTAAAGG GATGGCTTATATCGATTTTACTGAGAGTGATGGCTTCAACAAAGCTTTAGAATTGAACGGTTCTGAAATTGGAGAGTATAGTTTGACGGTGGAGGAGGCGAAGCCTAGAGGTGACGCCTCTGGTGGTGGGAGAAGTGGTGGGCGCGGTGATAGATTCGGCGGTGGCCGGTTCGGTAGCGGTGGTCGAAATGGCGGCGGTGGCCGGTTCGGCAGTGGTGGTCGAAATGGTGGTGGGGGCCGATTTGGAAGCAGCGGCCGAGCAGATCGCTTTGGCGATGGTAGTCGTGGTAGAAGTAACAGAGGACGCTCAAATTTCAACAAGCCGAGCATGGCTGCATCTGGAACTG GGAAGAAAACGACCTTCAATGATGACGAGTAG
- the LOC140816222 gene encoding uncharacterized protein isoform X3, with protein MAKSNKKSATKVDAAVVPANPLKKGKREAEEVVDKKDAKKQKKDLVEEKKIEIKTKKKIVKKKDETSSDEETSSESEKKLKVKVSAKTVALKADAGSEDSSGLEEDVGVPKKTPLAKNGNLAAAKKEDDSSEESDSDDETSSDEDVAKKAPAALVKNVPVSADKKKDESSSELSDSEDETSSDDDVAAAKKAPVPQAKNVTVAATKKEDESSDDSVSEDETRSDEDVAAAKNAPAKTAPAAAAKKDESDSEDETSSDDEAPAAKKTPAALAKKSHVAAVKGKDESSSDSESSDEDVIATKTVTPVAKKKVESSEDSDSDDESSSSDDEQAPKKAVSLKRTTTEASKAKKNASSEDDSSDEESDDGEPQKKKIKVPDTDVEMAGAVSAKANAGKGGSKIEKTPKTPITPKEQTRGSKTLFVGNLSYSVEQADVENFFKDAGEIVEVRFSMFPDNSFRGFGHVEFATAAEAEKALREMNGKELLGRSVKLDLAKERGAFTPHSGEKDANSFQKGGRAQGQTIFVRGFNKDEEEDQIRSSLEDHFGSCGEISRVSIPKDQDGGFKGMAYIDFTESDGFNKALELNGSEIGEYSLTVEEAKPRGDASGGGRSGGRGDRFGGGRFGSGGRNGGGGRFGSGGRNGGGGRFGSSGRADRFGDGSRGRSNRGRSNFNKPSMAASGTGKKTTFNDDE; from the exons ATGGCCAAATCTAACAAGAAGTCAGCCACTAAG GTCGATGCTGCCGTTGTTCCCGCCAATCCCTTGAAAAAAG GAAAGAGAGAAGCTGAGGAGGTTGTAGATAAAAAGGACGCTAAGAAGCAGAAGAAGGATCTGGTGGAGGAAAAGAAGATTGAAATCAAGACTAAGAAGAagattgtcaaaaagaaggacgAGACATCATCTGATGAAGAAACTTCTTCCGAGTCTGAGAAAAAACTGAAG GTTAAGGTGTCTGCGAAGACTGTTGCCTTAAAAGCAGACGCAGGATCTGAAGATAGTAGTGGTTTGGAGGAAGATGTCGGTGTACCTAAGAAGACACCTTTAGCAAAAAATGGTAATTTGGCTGCTGCGAAGAAAGAAGACGATTCAAGTGAAGAATCTGATTCTGATGACGAAACTAGTTCAGACGAGGATGTTGCTAAGAAAGCCCCTGCAGCTCTAGTAAAAAATGTCCCTGTATCAGCTGACAAGAAGAAAGACGAATCAAGTAGTGAATTATCTGATTCTGAAGATGAAACCAGttctgatgatgatgttgcTGCAGCCAAGAAAGCTCCCGTACCTCAGGCTAAAAATGTCACTGTTGCAGCTACCAAGAAGGAAGATGAATCTAGTGACGATTCTGTTTCCGAAGATGAAACTCGTTCTGACGAGGATGTTGCTGCTGCGAAGAATGCTCCCGCCAAAACTGCCCCTGCGGCTGCTGCAAAGAAGGACGAGTCTGATTCTGAAGACGAAACAAGTTCTGATGACGAAGCTCCAGCTGCTAAGAAAACTCCTGCTGCTCTCGCTAAGAAAAGCCATGTAGCTGCTGTCAAGGGAAAAGATGAATCAAGCAGTGACAGTGAAAGTTCTGATGAAGATGTTATTGCAACTAAAACTGTGACGCCTGTTGCGAAGAAGAAGGTCGAGTCCAGTGAAGATTCAGACTCAGATGATGAAAGCAGCAGCTCTGATGATGAG CAGGCTCCTAAAAAAGCTGTTTCTTTGAAAAGAACCACTACGGAAGCAAGCAAG GCCAAGAAAAACGCTAGCTCTGAAGATGACAGTTCGGATGAGGAAAGTGATGATGGAGAGCCTCAAAAGAAAAAGATCAAAGTTCCA GATACTGATGTAGAAATGGCTGGTGCTGTATCTGCAAAGGCAAATGCAGGGAAAGGAGGTTCGAAAATTGAAAAAACT CCCAAGACACCTATCACTCCGAAAGAGCAAACAAGAGGATCTAAAACCCTGTTTGTTGGGAATCTTTCTTACTCTGTTGAGCAAGCTGATGT TGAGAATTTTTTCAAAGATGCTGGGGAAATTGTTGAGGTCCGCTTTTCCATGTTCCCGGATAATTCTTTCAGGGGCTTTGGTCATGTTGAGTTTGCTACAGCAGCAGAAGCAGAAAAG GCCCTCCGCGAAATGAATGGTAAGGAGTTGCTGGGTCGTTCTGTGAAACTTGACCTTGCAAAGGAAAGGGGGGCGTTCACTCCGCATAGTGG TGAAAAGGATGCGAATTCCTTCCAGAAGGGTGGTAGAGCTCAAGGCCAAACGATTTTTGTTCGCGGATTCAATAAAGACGAAGAAGAAGACCAG ATTAGGAGCtctttggaagatcattttggCTCTTGTGGGGAAATTTCTCGAGTGTCTATTCCTAAAGATCAGGACGGTGGTTTTAAAGG GATGGCTTATATCGATTTTACTGAGAGTGATGGCTTCAACAAAGCTTTAGAATTGAACGGTTCTGAAATTGGAGAGTATAGTTTGACGGTGGAGGAGGCGAAGCCTAGAGGTGACGCCTCTGGTGGTGGGAGAAGTGGTGGGCGCGGTGATAGATTCGGCGGTGGCCGGTTCGGTAGCGGTGGTCGAAATGGCGGCGGTGGCCGGTTCGGCAGTGGTGGTCGAAATGGTGGTGGGGGCCGATTTGGAAGCAGCGGCCGAGCAGATCGCTTTGGCGATGGTAGTCGTGGTAGAAGTAACAGAGGACGCTCAAATTTCAACAAGCCGAGCATGGCTGCATCTGGAACTG GGAAGAAAACGACCTTCAATGATGACGAGTAG
- the LOC140816222 gene encoding uncharacterized protein isoform X2: MAKSNKKSATKVDAAVVPANPLKKATGKREAEEVVDKKDAKKQKKDLVEEKKIEIKTKKKIVKKKDETSSDEETSSESEKKLKVKVSAKTVALKADAGSEDSSGLEEDVGVPKKTPLAKNGNLAAAKKEDDSSEESDSDDETSSDEDVAKKAPAALVKNVPVSADKKKDESSSELSDSEDETSSDDDVAAAKKAPVPQAKNVTVAATKKEDESSDDSVSEDETRSDEDVAAAKNAPAKTAPAAAAKKDESDSEDETSSDDEAPAAKKTPAALAKKSHVAAVKGKDESSSDSESSDEDVIATKTVTPVAKKKVESSEDSDSDDESSSSDDEAPKKAVSLKRTTTEASKAKKNASSEDDSSDEESDDGEPQKKKIKVPDTDVEMAGAVSAKANAGKGGSKIEKTPKTPITPKEQTRGSKTLFVGNLSYSVEQADVENFFKDAGEIVEVRFSMFPDNSFRGFGHVEFATAAEAEKALREMNGKELLGRSVKLDLAKERGAFTPHSGEKDANSFQKGGRAQGQTIFVRGFNKDEEEDQIRSSLEDHFGSCGEISRVSIPKDQDGGFKGMAYIDFTESDGFNKALELNGSEIGEYSLTVEEAKPRGDASGGGRSGGRGDRFGGGRFGSGGRNGGGGRFGSGGRNGGGGRFGSSGRADRFGDGSRGRSNRGRSNFNKPSMAASGTGKKTTFNDDE, translated from the exons ATGGCCAAATCTAACAAGAAGTCAGCCACTAAG GTCGATGCTGCCGTTGTTCCCGCCAATCCCTTGAAAAAAG CAACAGGAAAGAGAGAAGCTGAGGAGGTTGTAGATAAAAAGGACGCTAAGAAGCAGAAGAAGGATCTGGTGGAGGAAAAGAAGATTGAAATCAAGACTAAGAAGAagattgtcaaaaagaaggacgAGACATCATCTGATGAAGAAACTTCTTCCGAGTCTGAGAAAAAACTGAAG GTTAAGGTGTCTGCGAAGACTGTTGCCTTAAAAGCAGACGCAGGATCTGAAGATAGTAGTGGTTTGGAGGAAGATGTCGGTGTACCTAAGAAGACACCTTTAGCAAAAAATGGTAATTTGGCTGCTGCGAAGAAAGAAGACGATTCAAGTGAAGAATCTGATTCTGATGACGAAACTAGTTCAGACGAGGATGTTGCTAAGAAAGCCCCTGCAGCTCTAGTAAAAAATGTCCCTGTATCAGCTGACAAGAAGAAAGACGAATCAAGTAGTGAATTATCTGATTCTGAAGATGAAACCAGttctgatgatgatgttgcTGCAGCCAAGAAAGCTCCCGTACCTCAGGCTAAAAATGTCACTGTTGCAGCTACCAAGAAGGAAGATGAATCTAGTGACGATTCTGTTTCCGAAGATGAAACTCGTTCTGACGAGGATGTTGCTGCTGCGAAGAATGCTCCCGCCAAAACTGCCCCTGCGGCTGCTGCAAAGAAGGACGAGTCTGATTCTGAAGACGAAACAAGTTCTGATGACGAAGCTCCAGCTGCTAAGAAAACTCCTGCTGCTCTCGCTAAGAAAAGCCATGTAGCTGCTGTCAAGGGAAAAGATGAATCAAGCAGTGACAGTGAAAGTTCTGATGAAGATGTTATTGCAACTAAAACTGTGACGCCTGTTGCGAAGAAGAAGGTCGAGTCCAGTGAAGATTCAGACTCAGATGATGAAAGCAGCAGCTCTGATGATGAG GCTCCTAAAAAAGCTGTTTCTTTGAAAAGAACCACTACGGAAGCAAGCAAG GCCAAGAAAAACGCTAGCTCTGAAGATGACAGTTCGGATGAGGAAAGTGATGATGGAGAGCCTCAAAAGAAAAAGATCAAAGTTCCA GATACTGATGTAGAAATGGCTGGTGCTGTATCTGCAAAGGCAAATGCAGGGAAAGGAGGTTCGAAAATTGAAAAAACT CCCAAGACACCTATCACTCCGAAAGAGCAAACAAGAGGATCTAAAACCCTGTTTGTTGGGAATCTTTCTTACTCTGTTGAGCAAGCTGATGT TGAGAATTTTTTCAAAGATGCTGGGGAAATTGTTGAGGTCCGCTTTTCCATGTTCCCGGATAATTCTTTCAGGGGCTTTGGTCATGTTGAGTTTGCTACAGCAGCAGAAGCAGAAAAG GCCCTCCGCGAAATGAATGGTAAGGAGTTGCTGGGTCGTTCTGTGAAACTTGACCTTGCAAAGGAAAGGGGGGCGTTCACTCCGCATAGTGG TGAAAAGGATGCGAATTCCTTCCAGAAGGGTGGTAGAGCTCAAGGCCAAACGATTTTTGTTCGCGGATTCAATAAAGACGAAGAAGAAGACCAG ATTAGGAGCtctttggaagatcattttggCTCTTGTGGGGAAATTTCTCGAGTGTCTATTCCTAAAGATCAGGACGGTGGTTTTAAAGG GATGGCTTATATCGATTTTACTGAGAGTGATGGCTTCAACAAAGCTTTAGAATTGAACGGTTCTGAAATTGGAGAGTATAGTTTGACGGTGGAGGAGGCGAAGCCTAGAGGTGACGCCTCTGGTGGTGGGAGAAGTGGTGGGCGCGGTGATAGATTCGGCGGTGGCCGGTTCGGTAGCGGTGGTCGAAATGGCGGCGGTGGCCGGTTCGGCAGTGGTGGTCGAAATGGTGGTGGGGGCCGATTTGGAAGCAGCGGCCGAGCAGATCGCTTTGGCGATGGTAGTCGTGGTAGAAGTAACAGAGGACGCTCAAATTTCAACAAGCCGAGCATGGCTGCATCTGGAACTG GGAAGAAAACGACCTTCAATGATGACGAGTAG
- the LOC140816222 gene encoding uncharacterized protein isoform X1 codes for MAKSNKKSATKVDAAVVPANPLKKATGKREAEEVVDKKDAKKQKKDLVEEKKIEIKTKKKIVKKKDETSSDEETSSESEKKLKVKVSAKTVALKADAGSEDSSGLEEDVGVPKKTPLAKNGNLAAAKKEDDSSEESDSDDETSSDEDVAKKAPAALVKNVPVSADKKKDESSSELSDSEDETSSDDDVAAAKKAPVPQAKNVTVAATKKEDESSDDSVSEDETRSDEDVAAAKNAPAKTAPAAAAKKDESDSEDETSSDDEAPAAKKTPAALAKKSHVAAVKGKDESSSDSESSDEDVIATKTVTPVAKKKVESSEDSDSDDESSSSDDEQAPKKAVSLKRTTTEASKAKKNASSEDDSSDEESDDGEPQKKKIKVPDTDVEMAGAVSAKANAGKGGSKIEKTPKTPITPKEQTRGSKTLFVGNLSYSVEQADVENFFKDAGEIVEVRFSMFPDNSFRGFGHVEFATAAEAEKALREMNGKELLGRSVKLDLAKERGAFTPHSGEKDANSFQKGGRAQGQTIFVRGFNKDEEEDQIRSSLEDHFGSCGEISRVSIPKDQDGGFKGMAYIDFTESDGFNKALELNGSEIGEYSLTVEEAKPRGDASGGGRSGGRGDRFGGGRFGSGGRNGGGGRFGSGGRNGGGGRFGSSGRADRFGDGSRGRSNRGRSNFNKPSMAASGTGKKTTFNDDE; via the exons ATGGCCAAATCTAACAAGAAGTCAGCCACTAAG GTCGATGCTGCCGTTGTTCCCGCCAATCCCTTGAAAAAAG CAACAGGAAAGAGAGAAGCTGAGGAGGTTGTAGATAAAAAGGACGCTAAGAAGCAGAAGAAGGATCTGGTGGAGGAAAAGAAGATTGAAATCAAGACTAAGAAGAagattgtcaaaaagaaggacgAGACATCATCTGATGAAGAAACTTCTTCCGAGTCTGAGAAAAAACTGAAG GTTAAGGTGTCTGCGAAGACTGTTGCCTTAAAAGCAGACGCAGGATCTGAAGATAGTAGTGGTTTGGAGGAAGATGTCGGTGTACCTAAGAAGACACCTTTAGCAAAAAATGGTAATTTGGCTGCTGCGAAGAAAGAAGACGATTCAAGTGAAGAATCTGATTCTGATGACGAAACTAGTTCAGACGAGGATGTTGCTAAGAAAGCCCCTGCAGCTCTAGTAAAAAATGTCCCTGTATCAGCTGACAAGAAGAAAGACGAATCAAGTAGTGAATTATCTGATTCTGAAGATGAAACCAGttctgatgatgatgttgcTGCAGCCAAGAAAGCTCCCGTACCTCAGGCTAAAAATGTCACTGTTGCAGCTACCAAGAAGGAAGATGAATCTAGTGACGATTCTGTTTCCGAAGATGAAACTCGTTCTGACGAGGATGTTGCTGCTGCGAAGAATGCTCCCGCCAAAACTGCCCCTGCGGCTGCTGCAAAGAAGGACGAGTCTGATTCTGAAGACGAAACAAGTTCTGATGACGAAGCTCCAGCTGCTAAGAAAACTCCTGCTGCTCTCGCTAAGAAAAGCCATGTAGCTGCTGTCAAGGGAAAAGATGAATCAAGCAGTGACAGTGAAAGTTCTGATGAAGATGTTATTGCAACTAAAACTGTGACGCCTGTTGCGAAGAAGAAGGTCGAGTCCAGTGAAGATTCAGACTCAGATGATGAAAGCAGCAGCTCTGATGATGAG CAGGCTCCTAAAAAAGCTGTTTCTTTGAAAAGAACCACTACGGAAGCAAGCAAG GCCAAGAAAAACGCTAGCTCTGAAGATGACAGTTCGGATGAGGAAAGTGATGATGGAGAGCCTCAAAAGAAAAAGATCAAAGTTCCA GATACTGATGTAGAAATGGCTGGTGCTGTATCTGCAAAGGCAAATGCAGGGAAAGGAGGTTCGAAAATTGAAAAAACT CCCAAGACACCTATCACTCCGAAAGAGCAAACAAGAGGATCTAAAACCCTGTTTGTTGGGAATCTTTCTTACTCTGTTGAGCAAGCTGATGT TGAGAATTTTTTCAAAGATGCTGGGGAAATTGTTGAGGTCCGCTTTTCCATGTTCCCGGATAATTCTTTCAGGGGCTTTGGTCATGTTGAGTTTGCTACAGCAGCAGAAGCAGAAAAG GCCCTCCGCGAAATGAATGGTAAGGAGTTGCTGGGTCGTTCTGTGAAACTTGACCTTGCAAAGGAAAGGGGGGCGTTCACTCCGCATAGTGG TGAAAAGGATGCGAATTCCTTCCAGAAGGGTGGTAGAGCTCAAGGCCAAACGATTTTTGTTCGCGGATTCAATAAAGACGAAGAAGAAGACCAG ATTAGGAGCtctttggaagatcattttggCTCTTGTGGGGAAATTTCTCGAGTGTCTATTCCTAAAGATCAGGACGGTGGTTTTAAAGG GATGGCTTATATCGATTTTACTGAGAGTGATGGCTTCAACAAAGCTTTAGAATTGAACGGTTCTGAAATTGGAGAGTATAGTTTGACGGTGGAGGAGGCGAAGCCTAGAGGTGACGCCTCTGGTGGTGGGAGAAGTGGTGGGCGCGGTGATAGATTCGGCGGTGGCCGGTTCGGTAGCGGTGGTCGAAATGGCGGCGGTGGCCGGTTCGGCAGTGGTGGTCGAAATGGTGGTGGGGGCCGATTTGGAAGCAGCGGCCGAGCAGATCGCTTTGGCGATGGTAGTCGTGGTAGAAGTAACAGAGGACGCTCAAATTTCAACAAGCCGAGCATGGCTGCATCTGGAACTG GGAAGAAAACGACCTTCAATGATGACGAGTAG